Proteins from a single region of Novosphingobium sp. CECT 9465:
- a CDS encoding acetyltransferase → MSDPYDDIIRRKQARPASTFHTFQPEPVPEAANPYDDIIARRRNRQVGAILRAAPAPDAAAQANRIARARGLPAAAVDPKLQAIQIADQATSFINTMGIFPRIGSWAEANPRDAAAAADDTRALGKMGRAFDPVELARGWSISAPEPVDPTFVNSVKGVWSSLVGGWKQMDAGLSLAIDDWVPAPKWLQGGTAYSDRLRSDIVQAQDDVETSTPAFRSETARGIYGGFASVAQMAPGVAASIITRSPVPAMAVAGIQTGGTAYGKYRVRGGTRAESATGALLEGTIEAGFEAIPMAAVVSKFGKGATGKFIGEVLAKEMLSEQATTFAQDAVDTAIANPDKTWGQFIAERPEAAYQTALGVLVAAGTLGGLHAVASKAEQRHTMRAQAEAEGIFLDRLGEGAGESKLRARDPDGFKAMMDHLTESMTGDRVYVPAEKIREFMQSPGFEDSDFWRSLEDDLASAEATGGDVVLPVSSAMTHIAGTPAWDALRNDMRMSAGGVSRSEALALADEQGLMESDLSVLVDASSGQARTRLFSSAFEKLAGAGFSPNTARVQAELVTQRYMSRSDRLGRAVTGTEFDHVGIEQVLPEKLREATKADATDLVINALRRGQPSTVQSGPSLVEWIVQRGGINDLGGDLKAVGLADWHKERPFRRKAIRDFDPAASMGGISGNGDYGHDSTLRAAVEAGFFPELAGQDTGTLDTQILISAISDELAGNARYASDPKVDAMRAASEELGQMLTDAGRDPASMSDGEIRDFIGRYTQGDSSGRSYNSGERGKISFTADGKAVVQLFQSRNLSTFLHESGHLWLEELKADAALPDAPEQLKADWKAVQAWFSANGHKVGKDIPVGAHELWARGFESYLMEGKSPSSALLKVFETMRAWMVGLYRRVQNLKSPISDDVRRVMDRLLATDQEIAEKSEAQGLDPVFADAASGGMTREEFDAYMDLVAQAKSTANSELLAKSLRALKARQTDQYRLWENEARAEVSRSVDARPAFRALEAIRTQPLNRDWVIDRFGADSLKLLPASVPPAYREGGVHPDSLAEALGLRDGRNLVETLMGLEKQRKGLRAAGDKRTVRQATIDAETHDVMAERYGDPFTTGKIEEEALAAVHNDLQGEVIAAEVRALARRTSKRPTPYGMAREWARRRVRSGEVRDHISRAAIQQYRRTAAMNSKAAFEALAAGKVDLAFRHKQAQLLNNALVREARDAAQEIDTAITRLDRVASRKKIAGVDAEYLDQAHELLSQVDFKERTGKAVDRKQSFEAWANAREDEGHTIAVPKSFATMIGKTHWTKLSAEELLGLDDAVKQILHLGRLKQTLLDNQEQRELDALVGEAVKTMERLPLRKVKSFDDPSKWDDIKSGALGIGAALLKMETVFHRLDGSRHGAFNRVVFQPLAKAQADEHKQMREVLDELDGHLGKVPPKILATWNDPLTVASLFDPRTREPMQGPRSRLISMALNMGNEGNASKLAGGYGWREAEVMRVLDAELQSEEWRYVQAVWDTIGKFWPRIVELEKRVNGIEPDAVRPRVLTTSAGVLRGGYFPVVYDPARSRTANEHAAKGEGKLYENGYTRPSTSRGFTKERTEVQRPVLLSLDVINRHVAEVVHDLTHREAVMQAWRFLGDKRLMDAVDETMGPDVSGLFRPWLQFIANEWVYDRAGMSKLESFMRAARRNTTFVGMAYRIGTMISQLGGYAMSVERVGPKWFAAGMNATLRHPRETSAFALERSLELQSRFDTLDRDIRENVRRFAGKTDLASMVQRYAFSGISMFDRIVVIPTWIGAYNKAIAAGMEQDQAVHEADSAVRESQGAGAAKDLAAIQRGRGPAGELGKVLTQFYSFQSASLQRFIELGWDVGDARRSRNKKMIPELAMRGLLIGVISPVLPAILTGNGPDDDNEESWTEWAAKQSVYNLAAPIPLLRDIVPVVGRKLSGDKSFGYRFTPVQGIGESLERVAGDVRKVAQGKETTRATRNTLEAAGYVTGLVPGQGAASAQFLMDVMSGDAAPQDMGDWWEGVRTGRIEDDGG, encoded by the coding sequence GTGAGCGACCCTTACGACGACATCATTCGGCGCAAGCAGGCGCGACCGGCCAGCACGTTCCACACCTTCCAGCCCGAGCCTGTCCCTGAGGCGGCAAACCCTTATGACGACATCATCGCGCGGCGGCGCAATCGGCAGGTCGGTGCGATCCTGCGTGCTGCCCCTGCCCCTGATGCGGCGGCACAGGCAAACAGGATCGCTCGTGCGCGGGGCCTGCCTGCTGCGGCTGTCGATCCCAAACTTCAGGCAATTCAGATTGCCGACCAGGCAACCAGCTTCATCAACACGATGGGCATCTTTCCGCGCATCGGGTCATGGGCCGAAGCCAACCCGCGCGATGCAGCTGCGGCGGCAGATGATACGCGAGCGCTGGGCAAGATGGGCCGTGCCTTCGATCCTGTAGAGCTTGCGCGCGGTTGGTCGATCAGCGCGCCTGAGCCGGTAGACCCGACGTTCGTCAACAGCGTCAAAGGCGTATGGTCGAGCCTCGTCGGTGGCTGGAAACAGATGGATGCTGGCCTGTCGCTGGCAATCGACGATTGGGTTCCCGCGCCGAAGTGGCTGCAGGGCGGGACCGCGTACTCTGACCGCTTGCGTTCGGACATCGTGCAGGCGCAAGATGACGTGGAGACCTCAACGCCTGCGTTTCGATCTGAGACGGCGCGCGGCATATATGGTGGTTTCGCCTCGGTCGCTCAGATGGCTCCGGGTGTGGCCGCGTCGATCATCACGCGCTCGCCGGTCCCCGCGATGGCGGTTGCCGGTATTCAGACGGGCGGAACCGCATACGGCAAGTATCGTGTTCGCGGTGGCACTCGTGCTGAGTCTGCTACGGGCGCGCTGCTGGAAGGCACTATCGAAGCCGGGTTCGAAGCGATCCCCATGGCGGCTGTCGTGTCGAAGTTCGGCAAGGGTGCAACCGGCAAATTCATTGGTGAAGTGCTTGCCAAAGAAATGCTGTCGGAACAGGCGACGACGTTCGCGCAGGACGCGGTCGATACGGCCATTGCCAACCCTGACAAGACTTGGGGGCAGTTCATCGCAGAACGCCCCGAAGCGGCTTATCAAACAGCGCTGGGCGTGCTCGTCGCTGCCGGGACGTTGGGCGGGCTGCATGCGGTCGCAAGCAAGGCCGAACAGCGGCACACCATGCGCGCACAGGCTGAGGCGGAAGGCATCTTCCTAGATCGGCTTGGCGAAGGCGCGGGCGAATCCAAACTGCGCGCGCGCGATCCGGACGGCTTCAAAGCCATGATGGATCACCTGACCGAGAGTATGACGGGTGACAGGGTCTATGTCCCGGCTGAGAAGATCCGCGAATTTATGCAGTCGCCGGGGTTTGAGGACTCCGACTTCTGGCGTTCGCTGGAAGACGACCTTGCCAGCGCTGAAGCCACGGGCGGCGATGTCGTGCTGCCGGTGTCGTCGGCGATGACGCATATTGCGGGGACGCCTGCATGGGATGCGCTGCGCAATGACATGCGCATGTCGGCGGGCGGTGTGAGCCGATCCGAAGCGCTCGCACTGGCCGATGAGCAAGGCCTGATGGAAAGCGACCTGTCGGTGCTGGTCGATGCTTCAAGTGGGCAGGCTCGCACGCGCCTGTTCTCGTCGGCGTTCGAAAAGCTGGCCGGTGCCGGATTCAGTCCCAACACGGCGCGGGTGCAGGCCGAACTAGTGACGCAACGCTATATGTCACGGTCCGACCGGCTCGGACGCGCTGTGACCGGTACGGAGTTCGATCACGTCGGGATTGAACAAGTCCTGCCGGAAAAGCTGCGGGAGGCGACCAAGGCCGATGCAACCGACCTAGTCATCAATGCGCTACGTCGTGGCCAGCCATCGACCGTCCAGAGCGGGCCTAGCTTGGTTGAATGGATCGTGCAGCGCGGCGGCATCAACGACCTCGGCGGCGATCTGAAGGCGGTCGGGCTTGCTGATTGGCACAAGGAAAGGCCGTTCCGGCGCAAGGCTATTCGGGACTTCGACCCTGCGGCGTCGATGGGCGGCATTAGCGGCAATGGTGATTACGGTCACGACTCCACGTTGCGCGCAGCTGTCGAAGCGGGCTTCTTTCCGGAGCTTGCAGGACAGGACACGGGCACGCTCGACACACAGATACTCATATCCGCAATCAGTGATGAACTTGCTGGAAATGCACGTTACGCCAGCGATCCCAAGGTTGACGCCATGCGCGCAGCCTCGGAAGAGCTGGGGCAAATGCTGACCGACGCTGGCCGTGATCCGGCTTCGATGTCGGACGGCGAAATCCGGGACTTCATCGGTCGATACACTCAGGGCGACAGTTCGGGCCGTTCGTACAACAGCGGCGAGCGCGGCAAGATCAGCTTCACTGCTGACGGCAAGGCGGTCGTTCAATTGTTTCAATCGCGAAATTTAAGCACATTTTTGCACGAAAGCGGCCATCTGTGGCTTGAGGAACTGAAGGCAGACGCGGCTCTTCCCGACGCGCCGGAACAGCTCAAGGCCGATTGGAAGGCCGTGCAGGCTTGGTTCTCTGCCAACGGTCACAAGGTCGGTAAGGACATTCCTGTCGGTGCCCACGAACTGTGGGCGCGGGGGTTTGAGAGCTATCTCATGGAAGGCAAGTCGCCATCCTCGGCGCTGCTCAAAGTGTTCGAGACCATGCGCGCCTGGATGGTCGGCCTCTATCGCCGGGTGCAGAATCTCAAGTCGCCTATCTCGGACGACGTACGCCGCGTGATGGACCGGCTGCTCGCCACCGATCAGGAGATTGCCGAAAAGAGCGAAGCGCAAGGTCTGGACCCGGTGTTCGCCGATGCTGCCTCGGGCGGCATGACGCGCGAAGAATTCGATGCCTATATGGATCTGGTCGCACAGGCCAAATCGACCGCTAACAGCGAACTGCTGGCAAAGTCGCTTCGCGCTCTCAAGGCTCGGCAGACTGACCAGTATCGCCTTTGGGAAAATGAGGCCCGGGCGGAAGTGTCGCGGTCGGTCGATGCTCGCCCTGCGTTCCGTGCCCTTGAAGCGATCCGCACTCAGCCGCTTAACCGCGATTGGGTCATAGACCGTTTCGGGGCCGATTCCCTGAAACTCCTTCCCGCGTCGGTGCCTCCAGCCTACCGGGAGGGCGGCGTCCATCCTGACAGTCTCGCTGAAGCCTTGGGGCTGCGGGATGGGCGCAACCTTGTCGAGACGCTGATGGGGCTGGAAAAGCAGCGCAAGGGCCTGCGGGCGGCGGGTGACAAGCGTACCGTCCGACAAGCGACCATCGATGCCGAAACCCATGACGTGATGGCTGAGCGCTATGGCGACCCCTTCACGACGGGCAAGATCGAAGAGGAAGCGCTCGCGGCGGTCCACAACGATCTACAGGGCGAAGTCATCGCGGCGGAAGTGCGGGCACTGGCTCGGCGCACCTCCAAGCGTCCTACCCCTTACGGCATGGCGCGGGAGTGGGCACGTCGCCGTGTACGGTCGGGCGAAGTCCGCGATCACATTAGCCGCGCTGCAATCCAGCAATACCGGCGCACGGCTGCGATGAACTCGAAGGCGGCATTCGAGGCGCTGGCGGCGGGCAAGGTCGATCTGGCATTCCGCCACAAGCAAGCCCAACTGCTGAACAACGCCTTGGTTCGTGAAGCGCGCGATGCTGCTCAGGAAATCGACACGGCAATAACCCGGCTTGACCGCGTGGCGTCTCGCAAGAAGATTGCCGGGGTCGATGCGGAATATCTAGACCAGGCGCATGAGCTTCTATCGCAGGTCGATTTCAAGGAACGGACGGGCAAGGCGGTAGACCGCAAGCAGTCGTTCGAAGCGTGGGCGAATGCTCGCGAGGACGAAGGCCACACCATCGCGGTTCCCAAATCGTTCGCCACGATGATTGGCAAGACGCATTGGACGAAGCTGTCGGCGGAAGAACTGCTCGGCCTTGATGACGCAGTAAAGCAGATTCTCCATCTCGGTCGGCTCAAGCAGACGCTGCTCGATAATCAGGAACAGCGGGAGCTTGACGCGCTGGTCGGTGAAGCCGTCAAGACGATGGAACGCCTGCCGCTGCGCAAGGTCAAAAGCTTCGATGATCCTTCGAAGTGGGACGACATCAAGAGCGGTGCGCTCGGTATCGGCGCTGCCCTGCTCAAGATGGAAACCGTGTTCCATCGGCTCGACGGTAGCCGTCACGGGGCGTTCAACCGCGTGGTGTTCCAGCCTCTCGCCAAGGCTCAGGCCGACGAACATAAGCAGATGCGCGAAGTGCTGGACGAACTGGACGGGCACCTTGGCAAGGTTCCCCCCAAAATCCTCGCGACGTGGAACGACCCGCTAACGGTTGCGAGCCTGTTCGATCCCCGTACGCGGGAGCCTATGCAGGGGCCTCGGTCGCGCCTGATATCGATGGCGCTCAACATGGGTAACGAAGGCAACGCGTCCAAGCTGGCCGGTGGCTATGGCTGGCGGGAAGCTGAAGTCATGCGCGTCCTCGATGCCGAACTGCAGTCCGAAGAGTGGCGCTATGTCCAGGCGGTATGGGATACCATCGGCAAGTTCTGGCCGCGCATTGTCGAACTCGAAAAGCGGGTTAACGGCATTGAGCCTGATGCGGTTCGCCCGCGCGTCCTGACCACGTCGGCGGGTGTGCTGCGTGGTGGTTACTTCCCGGTTGTTTATGACCCTGCCCGCAGCCGCACCGCCAATGAACACGCGGCCAAGGGCGAAGGCAAGCTTTACGAGAACGGATATACGCGCCCCTCGACCTCGCGCGGCTTCACGAAAGAACGCACCGAAGTGCAGCGGCCCGTGCTGCTCTCGCTCGATGTCATCAATCGGCACGTTGCCGAAGTGGTGCACGACCTGACGCATCGCGAAGCCGTCATGCAGGCTTGGCGCTTCCTTGGCGACAAGCGCCTGATGGATGCCGTTGACGAAACTATGGGGCCTGACGTGTCGGGCCTGTTCCGCCCGTGGCTCCAGTTCATCGCGAACGAATGGGTTTATGACCGTGCGGGTATGAGCAAGCTGGAAAGCTTCATGCGGGCGGCGCGGCGCAACACCACGTTCGTGGGCATGGCCTACCGGATCGGGACGATGATCTCTCAGCTTGGCGGCTATGCAATGTCCGTCGAGCGCGTCGGCCCGAAGTGGTTTGCGGCCGGGATGAATGCCACGCTGCGCCATCCCCGCGAAACGAGCGCGTTTGCATTGGAGCGCAGTCTCGAACTGCAAAGCCGTTTCGATACGCTCGACCGTGACATTCGCGAAAACGTGCGCCGGTTCGCCGGTAAGACTGACCTCGCTTCGATGGTCCAGCGCTACGCGTTCTCGGGTATCAGTATGTTCGACCGCATTGTCGTCATCCCGACGTGGATTGGTGCCTATAACAAGGCCATCGCGGCGGGCATGGAACAGGACCAGGCCGTGCACGAAGCGGATTCGGCTGTCCGTGAAAGCCAAGGCGCGGGCGCTGCAAAGGATCTGGCGGCAATCCAGCGCGGGCGCGGTCCTGCCGGTGAACTCGGCAAGGTGCTGACGCAGTTCTATTCGTTCCAGTCTGCCAGCCTCCAGCGGTTCATTGAGTTGGGCTGGGACGTTGGCGATGCGCGGCGGAGCCGGAACAAAAAGATGATCCCGGAACTCGCGATGCGCGGCCTGCTGATTGGCGTCATTTCGCCGGTCCTGCCCGCGATCCTGACGGGCAACGGCCCTGACGATGACAACGAGGAAAGCTGGACCGAATGGGCGGCGAAACAGTCGGTCTATAACTTGGCCGCGCCGATACCGCTGTTGCGCGACATCGTGCCCGTCGTCGGTCGCAAGCTCTCAGGCGACAAGTCGTTCGGCTACCGCTTCACACCTGTGCAGGGCATCGGCGAATCGCTGGAGCGGGTCGCAGGGGACGTGCGCAAGGTCGCACAGGGCAAAGAGACTACGCGCGCCACACGGAACACGCTGGAGGCTGCTGGCTACGTCACCGGGCTTGTACCGGGACAGGGTGCGGCGTCGGCACAGTTCCTTATGGACGTGATGTCTGGTGACGCTGCGCCGCAAGATATGGGCGACTGGTGGGAGGGCGTGCGTACCGGGAGGATTGAAGACGACGGCGGATAG
- a CDS encoding peptidoglycan DD-metalloendopeptidase family protein, with product MPRAPVYNPNQVGSVQATNARLRTPEFGDSPLAAALGGAAKILGKYAEMKDGLELEQDKTDVGNSTLTFQDEAGEVLANAKASRGVDAGKAFKSAEEQLLKTRQTLLTQARSPRARKLLEEKTNIYMTSYRAELAEHEVTETRAAASETFGAQAVKSREEAARMWQQPEAVAAQVQLGREAIREKQRLAGSSDESIAQAEHEYESSVHRGVVESLQAQGDVDGALDYGMAHLGSMSLGDLTAVSSGMRGAIETRQASTDAQWAIGQGGPVPASSPGAKFTPPVKNGRITSAYGVERGKGRAHNGVDFAAPEGSAVSPLAGGVVVAVGSDARSGNFVIVDHGDGVTTSYAHLGTHSVKRGDQVTSTTTLGPVGMTGNTTGPHVHVVARKNGKAVDPMQYIGRNAPSAQAAGEWDKRSAYASIDSNAEWSFERKQRAKQWVDQEFSRKDSIDAREEREADDEAKKVVVGLGDGFKSLDQIPKDVRDRMSIDAVSSFSDMAKANSAPKPIEANGPEFLRLQRLAIEAPEQFAAMDINGSAAKLTPGEFARLDADRSRIKTGGTKEVSIRTAIAGHINTFATPDMNLTGSGNKSDWLEVYRLMEAAVSQGTGGKRMPTDKELDDAFALATRSVTVKRPGILWGSNETDVRAHDVSVADIPSTTLNQIDAALRRNGLPVNDANRVTLFVERVSGQ from the coding sequence ATGCCACGCGCTCCGGTTTACAACCCCAATCAGGTCGGCTCGGTCCAAGCCACGAACGCCCGCTTGCGCACGCCAGAGTTCGGAGACAGCCCGCTCGCTGCTGCCCTCGGTGGTGCTGCCAAGATACTCGGCAAATATGCTGAGATGAAAGACGGCCTCGAACTGGAGCAGGATAAGACCGATGTCGGCAACAGCACGCTGACGTTTCAGGACGAAGCCGGTGAAGTGCTGGCGAATGCCAAAGCCTCGCGCGGCGTTGATGCGGGCAAGGCGTTCAAGTCGGCAGAGGAACAGTTGCTCAAGACGCGGCAAACGCTGCTGACACAAGCCCGCAGCCCTCGTGCGCGCAAGCTGCTTGAGGAAAAGACGAACATTTACATGACCTCGTACCGTGCCGAACTGGCGGAACACGAGGTCACAGAGACCAGAGCGGCGGCAAGCGAGACCTTTGGCGCGCAGGCGGTCAAATCCCGCGAAGAAGCGGCCCGCATGTGGCAACAGCCCGAAGCGGTGGCGGCACAGGTCCAGCTTGGCCGGGAAGCGATCCGCGAAAAGCAGCGGTTGGCCGGGTCATCTGACGAAAGCATCGCCCAGGCGGAACACGAATACGAAAGCTCGGTGCATCGCGGCGTTGTCGAATCCCTGCAAGCTCAGGGCGATGTGGACGGCGCACTTGATTACGGCATGGCCCACCTCGGGAGCATGTCGCTCGGCGATCTGACGGCGGTGTCGTCGGGCATGCGCGGGGCAATCGAAACCCGGCAGGCCTCCACTGACGCACAGTGGGCGATTGGTCAGGGTGGTCCAGTGCCAGCATCGTCACCCGGCGCGAAGTTTACCCCACCCGTCAAGAATGGACGCATTACGTCGGCCTATGGGGTTGAGCGTGGCAAGGGTCGTGCGCACAACGGGGTAGACTTCGCTGCGCCGGAAGGTTCGGCGGTCTCTCCTCTTGCTGGAGGTGTTGTCGTTGCGGTCGGATCGGATGCACGGTCGGGCAACTTTGTGATCGTGGATCATGGCGACGGCGTCACGACCAGCTATGCCCACCTCGGGACACATAGCGTCAAGCGTGGCGATCAGGTGACCAGCACGACAACGCTCGGCCCTGTCGGCATGACCGGCAACACAACCGGCCCACATGTCCACGTCGTGGCGCGCAAGAACGGCAAGGCGGTGGATCCGATGCAGTACATCGGGCGCAATGCACCCTCGGCCCAAGCGGCGGGGGAGTGGGACAAACGCTCTGCCTATGCGTCGATCGACAGCAATGCTGAGTGGTCGTTTGAGCGGAAGCAACGGGCCAAGCAGTGGGTCGATCAGGAATTCTCCCGCAAAGATTCCATCGACGCACGCGAGGAACGCGAGGCAGATGACGAAGCCAAGAAGGTGGTTGTCGGCCTAGGCGATGGTTTCAAGTCTCTCGATCAAATCCCAAAAGACGTTCGTGACCGTATGAGCATCGACGCGGTATCGTCGTTCTCGGATATGGCGAAGGCTAATTCAGCGCCCAAGCCCATAGAGGCAAACGGGCCTGAATTCCTGCGCCTGCAACGGCTCGCAATCGAAGCGCCCGAACAGTTTGCAGCAATGGATATCAATGGCTCTGCCGCGAAGCTTACGCCGGGAGAGTTCGCCCGCCTCGATGCCGACCGGTCGCGCATCAAGACTGGTGGAACCAAAGAGGTAAGCATCCGCACGGCCATCGCGGGCCATATCAACACGTTCGCGACACCCGACATGAACCTGACCGGCAGCGGCAACAAGTCGGACTGGCTGGAAGTCTACCGCCTGATGGAAGCAGCGGTATCGCAGGGCACGGGCGGCAAGCGCATGCCAACGGATAAGGAACTGGATGACGCTTTCGCGCTGGCAACGCGTTCCGTCACGGTCAAGCGGCCCGGTATTCTGTGGGGGTCGAACGAAACAGACGTGCGCGCGCATGACGTTTCGGTCGCGGACATACCCTCAACCACACTCAATCAAATCGATGCCGCTCTGCGCCGGAACGGCCTGCCGGTGAATGACGCCAACCGTGTCACCCTCTTTGTCGAGCGAGTATCTGGCCAGTGA
- a CDS encoding HGGxSTG domain-containing protein, translating to MARRSLIVTLPCAMCSRNPCGARRRDGGVCGARAMHNGRCHRHGGKSPGAPRGADNPNWKHGRFSVLPASLDQGCNLRVDRVEE from the coding sequence ATGGCTCGTCGGTCCCTGATAGTGACGTTACCGTGCGCGATGTGTTCTCGTAATCCCTGCGGGGCACGTCGGCGGGACGGCGGCGTCTGTGGTGCACGGGCAATGCACAACGGGCGCTGTCATCGCCACGGCGGGAAGTCACCCGGCGCGCCGCGTGGGGCGGATAACCCCAACTGGAAGCACGGTCGGTTCTCAGTTCTTCCGGCCAGCCTCGATCAGGGTTGCAACCTTCGTGTTGACCGTGTCGAAGAATGA